In Geothermobacter ehrlichii, a single window of DNA contains:
- a CDS encoding MFS transporter, which produces MPINLDKWDVEDEQFWNSQGKKIANRNLWISIPSLLCGFAVWLYWGIITVQMINLGYPFSQSQLFTLSAIAGLTGATLRIPSSFLIRIAGGRNTIFLTTALLMIPAIGTGLALQNRSTPIEVYYLLALLSGIGGGNFASSMSNISFFFPKRVQGTSLGLNAGLGNFGVTTMQILIPLVMTVGIFGGEPQTLINTSGTLIGKIPAGTETYIHNAGFVWLLFLVPLAFASFFGMNNITTETVSPNLASTPKCFAMILGLLGIAFVTASAGLYLMLPPPVGLGLLSKWIVLPLVIAATVYGMKFLTTGGLRENLNRQYRIFRNKHTWAMTIIYTMTFGSFIGYSAAFALSIKVIFGFSHIMVDGVMTHNTTNPNGPSALMFAWMGPFIGALIRPVGGKIADKLGGAIVTQWVSIVMVVSALGCAYFMKAAYASPTPEDYFVPFLLLFIVLFAATGVGNGSTFRSIAIIFDKEQAGPVLGWTSAVAAYGAFIIPKVFGEQIKATTPEYALYGFAIFYFICLVINWWFYTRKDAYIQNP; this is translated from the coding sequence ATGCCAATCAATCTGGACAAGTGGGATGTCGAGGACGAACAGTTCTGGAATTCCCAGGGCAAGAAGATCGCCAACCGCAACCTGTGGATCTCGATACCGAGCCTGCTCTGCGGCTTCGCTGTCTGGCTCTACTGGGGGATCATCACCGTTCAGATGATCAACCTCGGCTATCCGTTCAGCCAGTCGCAGCTCTTCACCCTTTCGGCCATCGCCGGTCTGACCGGAGCCACCCTGCGGATTCCGAGCTCTTTTCTCATCCGCATCGCCGGCGGCCGCAACACCATCTTCCTGACCACGGCGCTGCTGATGATTCCGGCGATCGGCACCGGACTCGCCCTGCAGAACCGGTCCACACCGATCGAGGTCTACTACCTGCTCGCCCTGCTGTCTGGGATCGGCGGCGGCAACTTCGCCTCGTCGATGTCGAACATCAGCTTCTTCTTTCCCAAGCGGGTTCAGGGTACCTCGCTCGGTCTGAACGCGGGACTGGGCAACTTCGGCGTCACCACCATGCAGATCCTGATTCCGCTGGTGATGACCGTCGGCATCTTCGGCGGCGAGCCTCAGACCCTGATCAACACCAGCGGCACCCTGATCGGCAAGATTCCGGCCGGCACCGAAACCTACATTCACAACGCCGGCTTCGTCTGGCTGCTCTTTCTGGTGCCGCTTGCTTTCGCCAGTTTCTTCGGCATGAACAATATCACCACCGAAACCGTGTCGCCGAACCTGGCCTCGACGCCGAAGTGCTTCGCCATGATCCTCGGCCTGCTGGGAATCGCTTTCGTCACCGCCTCGGCCGGGCTCTATCTGATGCTGCCTCCCCCGGTTGGGCTGGGACTGCTGAGCAAGTGGATCGTGCTGCCGCTGGTGATCGCCGCCACCGTCTACGGGATGAAATTCCTGACCACCGGCGGGCTGCGCGAGAACCTGAACCGCCAGTACCGGATCTTCCGCAACAAGCACACCTGGGCGATGACCATCATCTACACCATGACCTTCGGCTCCTTCATCGGCTATTCGGCGGCCTTCGCCCTGTCGATCAAGGTCATCTTCGGCTTCTCGCACATCATGGTCGACGGGGTGATGACCCACAACACCACCAATCCGAACGGTCCCAGCGCCCTGATGTTCGCCTGGATGGGACCCTTCATCGGCGCCCTGATCCGCCCGGTCGGCGGCAAGATAGCCGACAAGCTCGGCGGCGCCATCGTCACCCAGTGGGTGTCGATCGTGATGGTGGTTTCGGCCCTGGGCTGCGCCTATTTCATGAAGGCCGCCTACGCCTCGCCGACCCCCGAGGACTATTTCGTGCCCTTCCTGCTCCTGTTCATCGTGCTGTTCGCCGCCACCGGAGTCGGCAACGGTTCGACCTTCCGCTCGATCGCGATCATCTTCGACAAGGAGCAGGCCGGGCCGGTGCTGGGCTGGACCTCGGCGGTTGCTGCCTACGGCGCTTTCATCATTCCCAAGGTGTTCGGCGAGCAGATCAAGGCGACCACGCCGGAGTACGCGCTCTACGGCTTCGCGATCTTCTACTTCATCTGCCTGGTCATCAACTGGTGGTTCTATACCCGCAAGGACGCCTACATCCAGAACCCGTAA
- a CDS encoding MFS transporter, with amino-acid sequence MMEQKATATSHKVLFLNTLAFTVCFAAWMFNGVLVTFLADNQVFDWGPVEIGWLMGIPVLTGSIFRLPAGMLTDKFGGKPVYGTLLFLCAIPMFLLSKVDSFWTFALCSFGFGLAGVSFSIGIAFSSVWYPRERQGTALGIFGAGNAGAALTTLFAPTILNRLTDNGANLEAWRQLPVYYAIMLATMGVIFFIFSENKKPASSTKTFTQMLTPLKNVRVWRFGLYYFLVFGCFVAFSQWLVPYFVNVYYLPLVTAGLFASAFSLPSGVIRALGGWLSDLFGGRTVMYWVLGASVVISFLVIIPKMEIYSPGRGVMAKRAGVVTAVSPEAITVDGMTYRLKLKPRDLETYDDQMLILPTKQAWHEPVVEVGQKVKKKELLAKGVTRIFFQANVWIFAILIILLGSIWGIGKAAVYKLIPDYFPDEVGVVGGMVGVLGGLGGFFCPIIFGYLLEWTGLWTSCWVFMCALSLFCLLWLHLTVQKLMREKHPEDMKKIEQDKFTVIEDAFKE; translated from the coding sequence ATGATGGAGCAAAAGGCAACGGCCACATCCCACAAGGTCCTGTTTCTCAACACCCTGGCGTTTACGGTCTGTTTCGCCGCCTGGATGTTCAACGGCGTGCTGGTCACCTTTCTGGCCGACAACCAGGTTTTCGACTGGGGGCCGGTCGAGATCGGCTGGCTGATGGGGATTCCGGTGCTGACCGGTTCGATCTTTCGCCTGCCGGCCGGGATGCTGACCGACAAGTTCGGCGGCAAGCCGGTCTACGGCACCCTGCTGTTTCTCTGCGCCATACCAATGTTTCTGCTGTCGAAGGTCGACAGTTTCTGGACCTTCGCCCTGTGCAGCTTCGGTTTCGGTCTGGCCGGGGTCAGCTTTTCCATCGGCATCGCCTTCTCCTCGGTCTGGTACCCGCGCGAACGCCAGGGAACGGCGCTGGGAATCTTCGGCGCCGGCAACGCCGGAGCGGCCCTGACCACCCTGTTCGCCCCGACCATTCTCAACCGGCTGACCGACAACGGCGCCAATCTCGAAGCCTGGCGGCAGCTGCCGGTCTACTACGCCATCATGCTGGCGACAATGGGGGTGATCTTCTTCATCTTCTCCGAGAACAAGAAACCGGCCTCGTCGACCAAGACCTTCACCCAGATGCTGACTCCGCTGAAGAATGTCCGGGTCTGGCGCTTCGGGCTCTACTACTTTCTGGTTTTCGGCTGCTTTGTCGCCTTCTCGCAGTGGCTGGTTCCCTACTTCGTCAACGTCTACTATCTGCCGCTGGTGACCGCCGGGCTGTTCGCCTCGGCCTTCAGTCTCCCTTCCGGGGTGATCCGGGCCCTGGGCGGCTGGCTTTCCGACCTGTTCGGCGGCCGGACCGTCATGTACTGGGTGCTGGGTGCCTCGGTGGTGATCAGTTTCCTGGTGATTATCCCGAAGATGGAAATCTATTCGCCGGGCCGTGGGGTGATGGCCAAGCGGGCCGGTGTAGTCACCGCAGTCAGTCCGGAAGCGATCACGGTCGACGGCATGACCTACCGGCTGAAACTCAAGCCGCGGGATCTGGAGACCTACGACGATCAGATGCTGATCCTGCCGACCAAGCAGGCCTGGCATGAGCCGGTGGTCGAGGTCGGTCAGAAGGTGAAGAAGAAGGAGCTGCTGGCCAAGGGGGTCACCCGGATCTTCTTTCAGGCCAATGTCTGGATCTTCGCCATCCTGATCATTCTGCTCGGCAGTATCTGGGGGATCGGCAAGGCGGCAGTCTACAAGCTGATCCCCGACTATTTCCCCGACGAGGTCGGCGTGGTCGGCGGTATGGTCGGGGTGCTGGGGGGACTGGGCGGCTTCTTCTGTCCGATCATCTTCGGCTACCTGCTCGAATGGACCGGGCTGTGGACCAGCTGCTGGGTTTTTATGTGCGCTCTGTCGCTGTTCTGTCTGCTCTGGCTGCATCTCACGGTGCAGAAACTGATGCGCGAAAAACACCCTGAAGATATGAAGAAAATCGAACAGGACAAATTCACCGTTATTGAAGACGCCTTCAAGGAGTAA